The DNA sequence GGGAACATGTCCAGGACCCGTGCCCGCCGGGCAGTAAAGGACAGAAGCGCGGCCAGGTCGCGGGCCAGCGACTGGGCGTTGCAGCTGGAGTACACCACGTGCTGCACGTCAGAGGTTTCCAGCCAGCCGCACAGCTCCTTGCCGATGCCACGCCGGGGCGGGTTCACGATCACCAGCTCCGGCGACTGCTCCGCGGCGAGGGCAAACGCCGTGGCGTCGCCGGCGTGGAATTCCATGCCCGCCAGGCCTGCCTCGTCACTGCTGAGCCGCGCCGAGACGATGGCCTCGCTGCTGGCTTCAATGCCGGTGACCGTGCGGGACGGGGCAGCGCTGTGCAGGGCGAAGCCGCCCACGCCGCAGTACAGGTCCCACACCGAGGCCGGCGCCAGCTCGTTGACCCACTCGCGCCCCTGCCGGTACAGGGCCGCCGCCATGCCGGTGTTGGTCTGGAAGAAGCTCTGCGGCCTCAGGTGCAGATTGATGTCATTGACCCGCATCTCCAGCGTGGACTGCTCCGTCAGCAGGATCTCGCGGTCGCCTTCGAGGACGGCCTTGTGCTCCGGGAGCAGGTTGACGGAGACCACCTTGACCTGCGGCAGGTCGGCCAGGAGCTCCGGAAGGTGCTTCCGGATCCGCGGCAGCACCTGTTCCGATCGAAGCACCAGGCGGAGCATCACCTCACCTGCCGGGGATTCGGTGATGATGACGTGCTTGAGTTCGCCGGTCCGGCGCGGAACGTCGTAGGGCGTCAGGCGGAGGCGGCGGATGTAGGTGGCCAGCACCGGGAAGACGGCCCGCAGGCCGGGGGAGCAGACGCCGCACTTGCGCAGGTCCACGCCGCGGCCGTCGGCGTCAAGGATTCCGATGGTGGGGTTCTGCGCCGTCCCGCCGATCACCATCTTGGCCTTGTTGCGGAAGCCGGACTC is a window from the Arthrobacter sp. NicSoilC5 genome containing:
- the rlmC gene encoding 23S rRNA (uracil(747)-C(5))-methyltransferase RlmC, producing the protein MRCSYFDAGTCRSCTQMGRPYSEQLAGKQLHCQTLLSDHASLEWLEPVASQESGFRNKAKMVIGGTAQNPTIGILDADGRGVDLRKCGVCSPGLRAVFPVLATYIRRLRLTPYDVPRRTGELKHVIITESPAGEVMLRLVLRSEQVLPRIRKHLPELLADLPQVKVVSVNLLPEHKAVLEGDREILLTEQSTLEMRVNDINLHLRPQSFFQTNTGMAAALYRQGREWVNELAPASVWDLYCGVGGFALHSAAPSRTVTGIEASSEAIVSARLSSDEAGLAGMEFHAGDATAFALAAEQSPELVIVNPPRRGIGKELCGWLETSDVQHVVYSSCNAQSLARDLAALLSFTARRARVLDMFPQTTHYEVMVLLERTA